From Streptomyces chrestomyceticus JCM 4735, one genomic window encodes:
- a CDS encoding ATP-binding protein yields the protein MTLAPPKPASTPPAARDAFRFDLLNRATAPGIARAVVTDLMTLTGNTELVDDMRVLVSELVTNVHLHTDTAVVRLDVTVHPASVRVAVWDDAPRSRLLSLPALLDDGSGRGLHLVEALASRWGVYRPNIDTRRRKGVWFALDRGGRAEAAPLDMAKMA from the coding sequence GACGCGTTCCGGTTCGACCTGCTCAACCGGGCCACCGCGCCGGGGATCGCCCGGGCCGTCGTGACCGACCTCATGACCCTGACCGGCAACACCGAACTCGTCGACGACATGCGCGTCCTGGTCAGCGAGCTGGTCACGAACGTACACCTGCACACCGACACGGCCGTCGTACGTCTCGATGTGACCGTGCACCCCGCCTCCGTACGCGTGGCCGTGTGGGACGACGCCCCGCGCAGCCGGCTCCTCAGCCTGCCCGCGCTGCTCGACGACGGGTCGGGGCGCGGCCTGCACCTGGTCGAAGCCCTGGCGTCCCGGTGGGGCGTCTACCGGCCCAACATCGACACGCGACGCCGCAAGGGGGTGTGGTTCGCGCTCGACCGGGGCGGAAGGGCCGAAGCCGCGCCGCTCGACATGGCGAAGATGGCCTGA